The DNA sequence CCGGAGAAAGGTGAATCCGGAAAAGGTGAGAGCCGGAGAACCTGGGAGCCGGTGAAAGAAGCGCGAGTGCCGAAAGGAGAGCAGGGGCGCTGAATGGAGGGCCGCTGCCCTCTGGCGTCGCTCGAACGGACGACTGAAGCAGCATCACCGTAACTGACACGGATTCACTTGCCAACCCCTTCGTGTGTGGGGTCACACACCCGTGGAATTGGTGCAAATCGACGCTCTCCGTATACCGAAGGCCGTGATTCGGCCATCAAATGCGGGACCGTCGCCGAGGGGTCCGGCGGACGTCGAAGCCCTGTGGTGCCCCGTAGCCGCGGGCCGCGCAGAGGTACCTGGGTACGGGTGCCGATCCGTCGTGTCCGTGCCGCCAGCACCCGGCCGGGCCTGGGATATCGCGGCGACAAGCGGGAAGAGGCGCCCCTTCGGACCGGCGGCCTGAATCGAACCCCGGGGTGTTGGCTGCGGTTCGACTGCCTGTTAGTACTTTCTTGCCGCATAAGAGAGGTGGTTCTCGCGCGTCTGTCGAAGGGTTCCGATATCGGTCTTCCGGAATGTATTCATTCGGTGCGACAGCGCTATGGGGCACGGGCACTAAGAATCAGTGACCGGACCCCGAAATGATCCTCGGCACGTGCAATTGCCGTACTTCTCCACCGAATCGGGCGGATGTGATGTCGTTGACCGCGCAGGAACTCGTCCAGGCCGTGGCACCCGCCACGGCCCTGCGGTCTGAGACCGGTCCGCCCGCTCCTCAACCTCCCCCGGGAGGAGCGGGCGGACCCCCGCCGCGACAGCGGCCCCGGTGATCTCGTACCGGTCGGCGCATCCGAAGACCTTGCCGAGGGGCCGTGCCGAGCGCGGCACGGCCGAGGAGGGGAGGACGGTGGCCCGGTGCGCACCGGGCCACCGCCCCGCCCCTGTCCCACCGTCACCCGTGCCAGGACTTCCACAGCGCCGCGTACGCGCCCTGGGCGCGCACCAGCTCGTCGTGGCTGCCGAGTTCGCTGATGCGGCCGCTCTCCACCACCGCGATGACGTCGGCGTCGTGCGCGGTGTGCAGGCGGTGCGCGATGGCGACCACCGTGCGGCCCTCCAGGACCCGGGACAGCGAGCGCTCCAGGTGCCGGGCCGCGCGCGGGTCGAGGAGCGAGGTCGCCTCGTCCAGGACCAGGGTGTGCGGATCGGCGAGGACGAGCCGGGCCAGGGCGATCTGCTGCGCCTGCGCGGGCGTCAGGCTCAGACCGCCCGAGCCGACCTCGGTGTCCAGGCCCTCGTCGAGGTCCCGTGCCCAGGTCTGGGCGTCGACCGCGCCGAGGGCCGCCCACAGCTCGGTGTCCTTCGCCCCCGCCCGGGCGAGGAGCAGGTTGTCGCGCAGGGAGCCCACGAACACGTGGTGTTCCTGGTTGACGAGCGCCACGTGGGCGCGCACGCCCTCCGCGGGCATCCGCGCCAGTTCGGCGCCGCCGAGCGTCACTCGGCCCGTACGCGGACCGTAGATTCCGGCGAGCAGCCTGCCGAGCGTGGACTTGCCCGCGCCGGACGGGCCGACGAGCGCCACCCGTGAGCCCGGGGCGACCGCCAGCGACACCTCGCGCAGCACGTCGACGTCCTTGCGGTAGCCGAAGTGCACGTCGTCCGCGCGGACGTCGCGCCCGTCGGGCGCCACGCCCGCGTCACCGGCGTCCGGCTCGATGTCCCGCACGCCCACGAGCCGGGCCAGCGAGACCCCCGCCACCTGGAGTTCGTCGTACCAGCGCAGGATGATGCCGATCGGGTCGACGAGCATCTGCGCGATCAGGGTGCCCGTCGTCAGCTGGCCCACGCCGATCCAGCCCTGGAGGACGAAGCAGCCGCCGATCATCAGCACCGAGAAGAGGACGGTGACGTGGGTGGCGTTGATGACGGGGAAGAGGACCGACCGCAGATAGAGCGTGTAGCGCTCCCAGGCCGTCCACTCCTTGATGCGCCGCTCCGACTGCTCGACGCGGCGCGCGCCGAGCCGGTGCGCCTCCACGGTGCGGCCCGCGTCGACGGTCTCGGCCAGCGCGGCGGCAACGGCCGCGTACCCCGCGGCCTCCGAACGGTACGCGGACGGCGCCCGCTTGAAGTACCAGCGGCAGCCCACGACGAGCAGCGGCACGGCGACGAGCAGCGCGGG is a window from the Streptomyces spectabilis genome containing:
- a CDS encoding ABC transporter ATP-binding protein; translated protein: MIGLAPPEYDPAAPTTSETLPVGAPATVRAYVRELLRRHRKAFVLLVVVNTLAVTASMVGPYLLGGLVEGVSDDARELHLERTVGLFALALVVQAAFVHQVRLRGAMLGERMLADLREDFLVRSVGLPPGVLERAGTGDLLSRITTDIDRLANAMREAVPQLAIGVVWLALLVGGLTVAAPPLAPALLVAVPLLVVGCRWYFKRAPSAYRSEAAGYAAVAAALAETVDAGRTVEAHRLGARRVEQSERRIKEWTAWERYTLYLRSVLFPVINATHVTVLFSVLMIGGCFVLQGWIGVGQLTTGTLIAQMLVDPIGIILRWYDELQVAGVSLARLVGVRDIEPDAGDAGVAPDGRDVRADDVHFGYRKDVDVLREVSLAVAPGSRVALVGPSGAGKSTLGRLLAGIYGPRTGRVTLGGAELARMPAEGVRAHVALVNQEHHVFVGSLRDNLLLARAGAKDTELWAALGAVDAQTWARDLDEGLDTEVGSGGLSLTPAQAQQIALARLVLADPHTLVLDEATSLLDPRAARHLERSLSRVLEGRTVVAIAHRLHTAHDADVIAVVESGRISELGSHDELVRAQGAYAALWKSWHG